In a genomic window of Ruminococcus albus 7 = DSM 20455:
- a CDS encoding CHC2 zinc finger domain-containing protein yields the protein MKLITNLEDIKDACNLVDLARELDIDMQRSGSHWAIRCPNHRGGQYDRHIGNCYITKNHKNFICKSCGNKGDALTLVQQATGCSFLEAVKFLSNFVEIEPSYIEEGKEYTSNNGEKDVLRRIISQKEQDFLGIKNFAVYGVSELIEPDEFDLASELNATPVTYENEVLFYFTEKTYLTNPLKKIASQNYELYLKIIENAIFRKYEKLKKIFDIWENSPYAADSYDVIKIEFETLRTIYKNIGGEESRIKIPVLKNQSLIDLSSL from the coding sequence ATGAAACTGATCACAAATCTTGAAGACATCAAAGATGCCTGCAATCTTGTGGATCTCGCAAGAGAACTGGATATCGATATGCAGAGGTCGGGCAGTCACTGGGCAATAAGATGTCCTAATCACCGAGGCGGTCAATACGACAGGCATATCGGCAATTGCTACATAACCAAAAATCACAAAAACTTTATATGTAAAAGCTGCGGCAATAAAGGTGATGCGCTTACACTCGTGCAGCAAGCAACAGGGTGCTCCTTCCTGGAAGCGGTAAAGTTTTTATCCAACTTCGTAGAAATAGAACCGTCTTACATAGAAGAAGGAAAGGAATACACTTCAAATAACGGAGAAAAAGATGTATTAAGAAGAATAATTTCTCAAAAAGAGCAAGATTTTTTAGGAATCAAGAATTTTGCTGTTTACGGGGTTTCTGAATTGATCGAACCTGACGAATTTGATTTAGCATCAGAACTTAATGCGACCCCGGTAACGTATGAAAATGAAGTATTATTTTATTTCACTGAAAAAACATACCTCACAAACCCATTAAAAAAGATAGCATCCCAAAATTATGAACTATACCTGAAAATAATAGAAAATGCAATTTTCAGGAAGTATGAAAAATTGAAGAAAATTTTCGATATCTGGGAAAATTCGCCCTATGCAGCTGATTCTTATGATGTTATAAAAATTGAGTTTGAAACACTTCGTACTATATATAAAAATATAGGCGGAGAAGAGTCGAGAATAAAGATCCCGGTGCTCAAAAATCAAAGTTTAATAGACTTGTCTTCATTATGA
- the dnaE gene encoding DNA polymerase III subunit alpha: protein MGKIKTLLLHNHTDNSIKDGAQTPKELVQRAKELDAPAVTLTDHGVLTGIFEFMNACEEENIKGIPGVEAYIKEDEDETRRHLVILAKDAQGYKAIEKAVTESNQRLVTIPSMKKDIPTMNKAILTKWFGEGAMGHDHTIATSACVQGVIATELTQNNKYQKNIDKALEKRKNYHNPSSTIFIELSKKLEDASAKDKEMKEKQKELKKEANLATKKAENYMKKKEGTPDYDEAKAAYDNLIERKELAAKELITVQSELAVCKKHINEIKSKIKPLKDSFANYTKYDSIVKEYEAKLLDEKTLLENARKEALYYSELFGKNNFFIELQFHGFEDEQYVFPRLCNIAKGLNIPCVPANDAHYTYKTDAKRREMLVADSFKKIIETLDERSCQLFIKSDEELTEALTQILTKKDVEQAFENLRLIADNCNVVLPKEHHYPVYHLPEGETDSSYIRKLVLEGVEKRYPGGKASDGTVWDQEHINRMESELEIIGKMGYNHYHLVVQDYLNFGRKLGFNCPEGVGYTIGPGRGSAVGSLVCYLLGITDLDPLKYNLFFERYLNPERVSMPDIDADFANFVREDCIDYMREKYGVEGVCGVTTKGTLGIKAAILLAGRVNPKTHDDVQRVRAISKLVPKGAKHFTDLIDVADKSKGDIKSFMLSKYSAGSIERQIIEDASSVEGLTVNYGRHAAAVIISDTGNVSDQVALMSTGGAWAVQCTKEEAEAEVGLLKMDFLGLINLDIITATLRKIYRNTRRKINMNTDVHFEDEVFEGIFSTGNTDAVFQFSSDGMKQMLKEFRPSSFEDIILLVAAYRPGPMQYLSDIIAVKHGRKPESYAIPELKPILNGTYGKTVYQEQVQEIFKKLAGYSLGQADLVRRAMSKKKLKELAKEKESFLHGDPERGIKGCIANGINEADANILFDEMMDFASYAFNKSHAAAYAYVAYQTAWLKYHYPTEYMAAVMEHSKYDKLPMYIYNSRDMGLTVKIPDINKSDVGFIAEKDSIIFGFSGMKGVGDVDIEKIIEERKKGEFKSLKNFISRTNLSIDTLKNLVFGGAFDCFGQTRKSMFSYVESLKDIKSEIESIQSKIDVLTEKMNEDASEKDKKKLRELEKNCDEYKTKYQDLICEQGYEDKIGRLTAERNILGTFISDHPINSYKLENSVKIKDLQPGNDITVYGLITDFRLLTKKSTGENFCSFNLDDGTGVIQAMVFTKAYENFGEKLVENEVVCLTGFIKEETVQSFSNSEEDDADEEKILKFYANNIGKKPIKKQYSILLVLKTSAMLLANTIDGKKLIDYITENYESPNGIGYNLLVYDETFSQIRRTDKGLIVKSSILMDKNLKTQKVQIME from the coding sequence ATGGGAAAAATAAAAACATTATTATTGCATAACCATACGGACAACTCAATTAAAGATGGAGCACAGACTCCGAAAGAACTTGTACAGAGAGCTAAAGAGCTTGATGCACCTGCTGTAACATTAACGGATCATGGTGTGCTTACAGGAATATTCGAGTTTATGAATGCATGCGAAGAAGAAAACATAAAGGGTATCCCCGGTGTGGAAGCATATATAAAAGAAGATGAAGATGAAACGAGAAGACATCTTGTTATTCTTGCTAAAGATGCGCAGGGCTACAAAGCGATTGAAAAAGCAGTTACGGAAAGCAATCAGCGCCTGGTGACGATCCCTTCCATGAAAAAGGACATACCTACTATGAATAAGGCTATCCTGACAAAATGGTTTGGAGAAGGAGCTATGGGGCATGACCATACAATAGCTACATCAGCATGCGTGCAGGGCGTTATTGCGACGGAGCTTACACAGAACAACAAGTATCAGAAGAACATAGATAAAGCATTAGAAAAAAGAAAGAATTATCACAATCCCTCTTCTACTATATTTATAGAACTTTCAAAAAAGCTTGAGGATGCTTCCGCAAAAGATAAGGAAATGAAAGAAAAACAAAAAGAACTGAAGAAAGAAGCTAATCTGGCAACTAAAAAAGCTGAAAATTACATGAAAAAGAAGGAAGGTACACCTGACTACGACGAGGCAAAAGCAGCTTATGACAATCTTATAGAAAGAAAAGAACTTGCAGCTAAAGAACTTATCACTGTTCAGTCTGAGCTTGCAGTATGTAAAAAACACATAAATGAAATAAAATCGAAAATAAAGCCGTTAAAGGACAGTTTTGCAAATTATACAAAATACGACTCGATCGTAAAGGAATACGAAGCAAAGCTTCTTGATGAGAAAACCTTACTGGAAAATGCAAGAAAAGAAGCCTTGTACTATTCTGAATTATTCGGTAAAAACAATTTTTTTATAGAACTTCAATTTCATGGATTTGAAGATGAACAGTATGTATTTCCAAGACTTTGTAATATTGCTAAAGGATTGAACATACCATGTGTTCCTGCCAACGATGCACACTATACCTATAAAACAGACGCAAAAAGAAGAGAAATGCTTGTAGCTGACTCCTTCAAGAAAATCATAGAAACATTGGATGAAAGATCTTGTCAGCTTTTCATCAAATCTGATGAAGAACTAACTGAAGCGTTGACTCAGATACTCACTAAAAAGGACGTTGAACAGGCATTTGAAAATCTCAGACTTATAGCTGACAATTGCAATGTTGTTCTTCCCAAAGAACATCATTATCCTGTTTATCATCTTCCCGAAGGTGAAACAGACTCGTCCTATATTAGAAAGCTTGTTCTTGAAGGTGTAGAAAAAAGATACCCAGGCGGTAAAGCATCTGACGGAACAGTATGGGATCAGGAACATATCAACAGAATGGAATCAGAGCTGGAAATAATCGGAAAAATGGGATATAACCATTATCATCTGGTAGTTCAGGATTATCTCAATTTCGGAAGAAAACTCGGATTCAACTGCCCGGAAGGTGTAGGATATACGATAGGACCCGGCAGAGGCTCAGCTGTAGGTTCATTGGTATGTTATCTGCTCGGCATAACCGACCTTGATCCATTAAAGTACAATCTTTTCTTTGAAAGATATTTGAACCCCGAACGAGTATCTATGCCGGATATCGATGCGGACTTTGCTAATTTTGTAAGAGAAGACTGTATTGATTATATGAGAGAAAAATACGGAGTTGAAGGCGTTTGCGGAGTTACTACAAAGGGAACACTCGGAATTAAAGCAGCTATCCTGCTTGCAGGACGAGTAAACCCTAAAACTCATGATGACGTTCAGAGAGTTCGTGCAATCTCTAAATTAGTCCCCAAAGGAGCAAAACATTTTACAGATCTAATCGATGTGGCAGATAAAAGCAAAGGCGACATAAAAAGCTTTATGCTCAGCAAATACTCTGCAGGAAGCATAGAAAGACAAATAATCGAAGATGCATCAAGTGTCGAAGGATTAACCGTCAACTATGGAAGACATGCTGCGGCAGTCATCATATCGGATACGGGTAACGTGTCCGATCAGGTAGCGCTGATGAGTACCGGCGGTGCCTGGGCAGTACAGTGTACTAAAGAAGAGGCAGAAGCAGAAGTCGGATTATTGAAGATGGACTTTCTCGGGCTCATAAACTTAGATATTATTACAGCGACTTTACGAAAAATTTATCGTAACACAAGACGCAAGATCAATATGAATACGGATGTTCATTTTGAAGATGAAGTCTTTGAGGGAATATTCTCTACAGGAAATACTGATGCTGTATTCCAGTTTTCATCTGATGGAATGAAACAGATGCTTAAGGAATTCAGACCATCATCTTTTGAAGACATCATATTGCTTGTTGCTGCTTACAGACCCGGCCCGATGCAGTATCTTTCAGATATCATTGCTGTAAAACACGGCAGAAAACCGGAATCATACGCAATACCGGAACTTAAACCTATTCTTAACGGCACATACGGCAAAACTGTATATCAGGAGCAAGTGCAGGAAATCTTCAAAAAACTTGCAGGCTATTCTCTTGGACAGGCTGACCTTGTTAGAAGGGCGATGTCTAAGAAAAAACTGAAAGAGCTTGCAAAAGAAAAAGAATCTTTTCTGCACGGAGATCCCGAAAGAGGAATAAAAGGCTGTATTGCTAACGGAATAAATGAAGCTGATGCCAATATACTCTTTGACGAAATGATGGATTTTGCATCTTATGCATTCAATAAGAGTCATGCAGCGGCTTATGCTTATGTGGCTTATCAGACAGCATGGTTGAAATATCACTATCCGACCGAATACATGGCTGCGGTCATGGAACATTCCAAATATGACAAACTGCCTATGTACATTTATAATAGCAGAGATATGGGACTTACTGTTAAGATCCCGGACATCAATAAATCAGACGTAGGGTTCATAGCTGAAAAAGATTCTATCATTTTTGGCTTTAGCGGAATGAAAGGTGTCGGAGACGTAGATATCGAAAAAATAATCGAAGAACGCAAGAAAGGAGAATTTAAGTCACTTAAAAATTTTATTTCAAGAACTAATTTATCTATCGATACCTTGAAAAACCTTGTTTTCGGTGGAGCTTTTGATTGTTTTGGACAGACAAGGAAATCAATGTTCAGTTATGTTGAAAGCTTAAAAGATATAAAAAGCGAAATAGAAAGTATTCAGTCAAAAATTGATGTTTTGACAGAAAAGATGAACGAAGATGCTTCTGAAAAGGACAAGAAAAAGCTAAGAGAGCTTGAAAAGAACTGTGATGAATATAAAACAAAGTATCAAGACCTTATTTGCGAACAGGGCTACGAAGATAAGATCGGAAGATTGACCGCAGAGAGGAATATATTGGGAACTTTTATCAGTGACCATCCGATCAACAGTTATAAACTGGAAAACAGTGTCAAGATCAAAGATCTTCAGCCCGGAAATGATATTACAGTATATGGATTAATAACAGATTTTCGTTTACTGACAAAAAAATCTACAGGAGAAAATTTCTGCAGCTTTAATCTTGATGACGGTACCGGAGTGATCCAAGCGATGGTTTTCACAAAGGCTTATGAAAATTTTGGAGAAAAGCTTGTAGAAAATGAGGTCGTATGTCTTACAGGATTCATAAAAGAGGAAACTGTACAGTCTTTCTCAAACAGCGAGGAGGATGATGCAGACGAAGAAAAGATCTTAAAATTCTACGCGAACAACATTGGCAAAAAGCCGATAAAAAAACAGTATTCAATACTTCTCGTTCTTAAAACTTCTGCTATGTTGCTGGCAAATACGATAGATGGGAAGAAACTTATCGATTATATAACAGAAAATTATGAGTCACCGAACGGGATAGGCTACAATCTTCTTGTATACGATGAGACCTTCTCACAGATACGAAGAACAGATAAAGGGTTGATAGTTAAGTCCTCTATACTGATGGATAAAAATCTAAAAACCCAAAAAGTTCAGATAATGGAATAA
- a CDS encoding single-stranded DNA-binding protein, whose amino-acid sequence MKVVRRFVDENRRIEFSDPIIVTGNPKVAKMMTNLKKWDICSLKGVLTTMNVTRSWICPECDYTNQPVGMYTLITPIFMEKTMDMSQAFSSSDERDQLCEAEGIKILKSHNEVSNIIHVIGTVCKMTELYDNGTSATLNFQIAVNRSFRLIEGDPDIRTDYPWVKLHGDKAREAARVLSVNSTVFIDGSIFTKMVQKKTYCEKCGNEHVINELVTEIHPYSVEYLHNCNLPADEYTEDYTDFPG is encoded by the coding sequence ATGAAAGTCGTAAGGCGTTTTGTTGATGAAAACAGAAGGATCGAGTTTTCTGACCCTATAATCGTTACCGGAAACCCCAAAGTGGCTAAAATGATGACAAATCTTAAAAAGTGGGATATTTGCTCCTTAAAAGGGGTGCTCACAACAATGAATGTTACCCGTTCATGGATCTGTCCTGAGTGCGATTATACAAATCAGCCTGTTGGTATGTATACTTTAATCACTCCTATCTTTATGGAAAAAACCATGGATATGTCACAGGCGTTTTCGTCTTCTGATGAGAGAGATCAGCTTTGCGAAGCGGAAGGCATTAAGATACTTAAATCTCACAACGAAGTCTCCAATATAATACATGTTATCGGTACTGTTTGTAAAATGACCGAACTTTACGATAACGGAACTTCGGCTACACTTAACTTTCAGATCGCTGTTAATCGTAGTTTCCGACTGATAGAAGGCGATCCGGATATCAGAACGGATTATCCTTGGGTAAAGCTTCATGGAGATAAAGCAAGAGAAGCAGCAAGAGTTCTTAGTGTAAATTCAACCGTATTTATTGACGGATCTATTTTTACAAAGATGGTCCAGAAGAAAACATACTGTGAAAAATGCGGCAACGAACACGTTATAAATGAGCTTGTTACCGAGATACATCCGTACTCCGTGGAATATCTGCATAACTGTAATCTTCCTGCTGATGAATATACCGAAGACTATACTGATTTCCCCGGATAA